One segment of Bacilli bacterium PM5-9 DNA contains the following:
- a CDS encoding UDP-N-acetylglucosamine 1-carboxyvinyltransferase (product_source=KO:K00790; cath_funfam=3.65.10.10; cog=COG0766; ko=KO:K00790; pfam=PF00275; superfamily=55205; tigrfam=TIGR01072), giving the protein MEEIIKIEGKHKLNGTVKINGAKNATVALIPALVLADEPVVLQGVPNISDVAVLAEILRFLGVEVTISGDEFKIDPTNMENKELPHNLSSKLRASYYFMGSLLGKYNEVKMKMPGGCYLGPRPINLHIKGFELLGAQIKDDYDGYHLSSTQLVGSKVYLDFASVGATINIILAATKADGVTVIENAAKEPEIIDVCNLLNKMGAKIKGAGTDEITITGVDYLHSCIHEIIPDRIEAGTYLIIAAAAGEKVEIENVIPQHLDSLTSKLIEMGVNLEILEDSIIVSESNELKGVDISTQVYPGFATDLQQPLTALLTQAQGVSKIADTIYPERFKHTYELNKMGANISTASNMAIVEAPTALRGSQVTATDLRCGAAMIVAGLIATGTTEIDHIYHIDRGYANIDETLASLGAKIWREQRED; this is encoded by the coding sequence ATGGAAGAAATAATTAAAATAGAAGGTAAACATAAATTAAACGGAACAGTAAAAATAAATGGAGCGAAAAATGCGACAGTTGCTTTAATACCAGCTTTAGTGTTAGCTGATGAACCAGTGGTTCTTCAAGGCGTGCCTAACATTAGTGATGTTGCAGTTTTGGCTGAAATACTTAGATTTTTAGGTGTTGAAGTTACAATAAGTGGGGATGAATTTAAAATTGATCCAACTAATATGGAAAATAAAGAATTACCACATAATTTATCAAGTAAATTAAGAGCATCTTATTATTTCATGGGATCATTGCTTGGGAAATATAATGAAGTAAAAATGAAAATGCCGGGTGGTTGTTATTTAGGACCAAGACCAATTAATTTACATATTAAAGGTTTTGAGTTATTAGGAGCTCAAATTAAAGATGATTATGATGGGTATCATCTTTCTTCAACGCAATTAGTTGGAAGTAAAGTATATTTGGATTTTGCAAGTGTTGGAGCAACTATTAATATTATTCTAGCAGCGACTAAGGCTGATGGAGTAACTGTTATCGAAAATGCTGCAAAAGAGCCTGAAATAATTGACGTTTGTAACTTGTTAAATAAAATGGGTGCAAAAATAAAAGGTGCAGGTACTGATGAAATTACAATTACAGGTGTTGATTACTTACATTCGTGTATTCATGAAATAATTCCTGATCGTATTGAAGCTGGTACATATTTAATTATTGCTGCAGCTGCAGGTGAAAAAGTTGAAATTGAAAATGTTATTCCACAACATCTTGATAGTTTGACATCTAAATTAATCGAAATGGGTGTAAATTTAGAAATATTAGAAGATTCAATTATTGTAAGTGAATCGAATGAATTAAAAGGTGTTGATATTTCAACACAAGTCTATCCAGGTTTTGCAACAGATTTGCAACAACCACTAACAGCTTTATTAACACAAGCTCAAGGTGTTTCAAAAATTGCAGATACAATTTATCCTGAAAGATTTAAACATACTTATGAATTAAATAAAATGGGTGCTAATATTTCAACAGCATCTAATATGGCAATTGTTGAAGCTCCAACAGCTTTAAGAGGTAGTCAAGTTACAGCTACTGACCTTAGATGTGGAGCAGCAATGATAGTTGCTGGATTGATTGCTACTGGTACAACAGAAATTGATCATATTTATCACATTGATAGAGGATATGCTAATATTGATGAAACATTAGCAAGTCTAGGTGCGAAAATATGGCGTGAACAAAGAGAAGATTAA
- a CDS encoding environmental stress-induced protein Ves (product_source=COG3758; cath_funfam=3.10.100.10; cog=COG3758; ko=KO:K09975; pfam=PF05962; superfamily=51182): MQIKYIKQEDTKTTKWAKGSTSEYYIYPESCNYMNKDFLFRISSATIDEQPARFTMFIGYTRYLTMLDSALDISINRKQNTYENHEIIKFHSEDDTIAYSTGKDFNLMVKEDIKDHCVEVKHGFFTFDNSFVIAYALNDCEAFVNSETYPLKKNECLVIENLDKKEFDFISPDDLIIAQLNLIHDGLF; this comes from the coding sequence ATGCAAATAAAATATATTAAACAAGAAGATACAAAAACAACAAAGTGGGCTAAGGGTTCAACATCTGAGTACTATATTTACCCAGAAAGTTGTAACTATATGAATAAAGATTTTCTTTTTAGAATTAGCAGTGCAACAATTGATGAACAACCAGCAAGATTTACAATGTTTATTGGTTATACTCGTTATTTAACAATGTTAGATTCTGCTTTAGATATTTCAATTAATAGAAAACAAAATACTTATGAAAATCATGAAATCATCAAATTTCATTCAGAAGATGATACAATCGCTTATTCAACAGGTAAAGACTTCAATTTAATGGTTAAAGAAGATATTAAAGATCATTGTGTTGAAGTTAAGCATGGATTTTTTACATTTGATAATAGTTTTGTGATTGCTTATGCATTAAATGATTGTGAAGCGTTTGTTAATTCCGAAACATATCCATTAAAAAAGAATGAATGTTTAGTAATTGAAAATTTAGACAAAAAAGAATTCGATTTTATATCACCTGATGATTTAATTATTGCACAGCTTAATTTAATACATGATGGATTATTTTAA
- a CDS encoding hypothetical protein (product_source=Hypo-rule applied; cath_funfam=3.40.1760.10; superfamily=111069) has protein sequence MPIENAQVLDAIGINENTGNIEMFVEDNEIWDDEGQHIELLQDKLYMYLHFVLEGQIFEVFSNPEDMNRTICFVVKFRHKISENMREFLEFYKISLMQHKILLCWIEENAA, from the coding sequence ATGCCAATTGAAAATGCACAGGTATTAGATGCGATTGGAATTAATGAAAATACTGGTAATATTGAAATGTTTGTTGAGGATAATGAGATTTGGGATGATGAGGGGCAACATATTGAATTGCTTCAAGATAAATTATATATGTACTTACATTTTGTTTTAGAAGGTCAAATTTTTGAGGTTTTCTCTAATCCTGAGGATATGAATCGTACGATATGTTTCGTTGTTAAATTTAGACATAAGATTTCAGAAAATATGAGAGAATTTTTAGAGTTTTACAAAATATCATTAATGCAACATAAAATATTATTGTGTTGGATTGAAGAAAATGCTGCATAA
- a CDS encoding protein gp37 (product_source=COG4422; cog=COG4422; pfam=PF07505) yields the protein MNWEPWTGCYQISEGCANCYFYGPRAKRYGQNTIEKTDKFDWPIRKNKKGEYNIKGDKILATCFASDFFIPEADEWRKEVWAMIKERQDIEFLILTKRIDRFLISLPDDWGDGYDNVNIGCTVENQEMADYRLPLFLSYPIKRRFVACAPLLEKIDLTPYLHGIEHVSVGGETSKDARVCDYEWVKNLREQCINADITFWFKNTGSLFKYENEIQKINPFKQTTVAKELDINILNGKKLF from the coding sequence ATGAATTGGGAGCCATGGACAGGGTGTTATCAAATTAGTGAAGGATGTGCAAATTGTTATTTCTATGGACCACGTGCAAAGCGTTATGGACAAAATACAATCGAAAAGACTGACAAGTTTGATTGGCCTATTAGAAAAAATAAAAAAGGTGAATACAATATCAAGGGCGATAAAATTCTAGCTACTTGTTTTGCGAGTGATTTTTTTATTCCTGAGGCTGATGAATGGCGCAAGGAAGTTTGGGCGATGATTAAAGAAAGACAGGATATTGAATTTTTAATTCTTACTAAACGAATTGACCGTTTTTTAATATCTCTTCCAGATGATTGGGGAGATGGTTATGATAATGTTAATATTGGATGCACAGTTGAAAATCAAGAAATGGCTGATTATCGATTGCCTTTGTTTTTATCATATCCAATTAAAAGACGTTTTGTTGCTTGTGCACCTCTTTTAGAAAAGATTGATTTGACTCCTTATTTACATGGTATTGAACATGTTAGTGTTGGTGGAGAAACAAGTAAAGATGCACGTGTTTGTGATTATGAGTGGGTAAAAAATCTTCGTGAACAATGCATAAATGCTGATATAACTTTTTGGTTTAAAAATACTGGATCACTTTTTAAATATGAGAATGAAATTCAAAAAATTAATCCTTTTAAGCAAACTACTGTTGCTAAAGAATTAGATATAAATATTTTGAATGGAAAAAAATTATTTTAA
- a CDS encoding DNA-binding XRE family transcriptional regulator/RNase P subunit RPR2 (product_source=COG1476/COG2023; cath_funfam=1.10.260.40,2.60.40.730; cog=COG1476,COG2023; pfam=PF01381; smart=SM00530; superfamily=47413,49367,57802), whose product MNNKEVGNLILKLRKEKGMTQKDLAQKMNLSDRTISKWERGLGLPDISLLSELSQIFKVDIDKILLGSLKENKKDGGNMRNINFYTCPNCNNVLFSTNNSEISCCGRKLMALESTTNSQYYMDISEIENDYYITIDHEMTKDNYISFIAYTNYDSIIFKKLYPEQNAEVRLPKMNGKKIYAYCTKTGLWQQDL is encoded by the coding sequence ATGAATAATAAAGAAGTAGGTAATTTAATTTTAAAATTGCGAAAAGAAAAAGGAATGACACAAAAAGATTTAGCTCAAAAAATGAATCTTAGCGATAGAACAATTTCAAAATGGGAAAGAGGTTTAGGTCTTCCAGACATTTCACTACTTAGTGAGTTATCACAAATATTTAAAGTTGATATAGATAAGATATTATTAGGTAGTTTAAAGGAAAACAAGAAAGATGGTGGAAATATGAGAAATATAAATTTTTATACTTGCCCTAATTGCAATAATGTTTTATTTAGTACTAACAACTCAGAAATTTCATGTTGTGGACGCAAATTGATGGCATTAGAAAGTACTACTAATTCTCAATATTATATGGATATTAGTGAAATAGAAAATGATTATTATATTACAATCGATCATGAAATGACAAAAGACAATTACATTTCATTTATCGCATACACTAATTATGATAGTATTATTTTTAAAAAATTATACCCAGAACAAAACGCTGAAGTTAGACTGCCAAAAATGAACGGTAAGAAAATATATGCCTATTGCACAAAAACAGGATTATGGCAACAAGATTTATAA
- a CDS encoding uncharacterized protein YxjI (product_source=COG4894; cog=COG4894; pfam=PF04525; superfamily=54518): protein MKLYMKQRPFNLKGNFTIKDENENDVYYVEGKLFSIGKKYYLYDMEDNELAHFNEIFMSMLGKYEIYVNDELITTIENKFSLFKRKLGFSNLDWHIEGSISDHEFSVCDSNDVEIASLSKAWFTWGDIYVVDIVNPNDELLIIMVVLAIDVLNERRKVAVTST, encoded by the coding sequence TTGAAGTTGTATATGAAACAAAGACCATTTAATTTAAAAGGTAATTTTACTATCAAAGATGAAAATGAGAATGATGTTTATTATGTTGAGGGCAAGTTATTTTCGATAGGGAAAAAATACTATTTATATGATATGGAAGATAATGAGCTAGCTCATTTTAATGAAATATTTATGAGTATGCTAGGAAAGTATGAGATTTATGTTAATGATGAACTTATTACTACTATTGAAAATAAATTTTCGCTTTTTAAAAGAAAACTAGGTTTTAGTAATTTAGATTGGCATATTGAGGGAAGCATTAGCGATCATGAGTTTAGTGTATGTGATAGTAATGACGTAGAGATTGCTTCGCTTTCAAAGGCTTGGTTTACATGGGGCGATATTTATGTTGTTGATATTGTCAATCCAAATGATGAACTTTTGATAATTATGGTTGTTTTAGCAATAGATGTTTTAAATGAAAGAAGAAAAGTTGCTGTAACGAGTACATAA
- a CDS encoding molecular chaperone HtpG (product_source=KO:K04079; cath_funfam=3.30.565.10; cog=COG0326; ko=KO:K04079; pfam=PF00183,PF13589; smart=SM00387; superfamily=110942,54211,55874) — protein sequence MKKEFKAESKQLLELMINSIYSNKEIFLREIISNASDAIDKRQFLALQDKTLENDSPEIRLEVDKKKRTITITDNGIGMNESDLEENLGTIAHSGSKEFMKELEEKKDIDVIGQFGVGFYASFIVSDKVEVITKKGGSNAYKWISDGIESYEIEESEKNDIGTQITLFIKKDKEFNDFLETNEIEALVKKYSDFIKYPITIEKEVKIYDKDEDGNDILDKYQTKKEIVTINSMKAIWKKDKASVLQEEYDNFYMSHFHDWQKPLKTIHRKVEGNLNYEMLLFIPSHRGFDFFSPTYKKQIDLYSKSVFIEGDCEYLISDAFKFVKGIIDSEDLSLNISREMLQHDANVNKLAKAIESKIKSELLKMQKNERELYEQFYDEFGQQLVYGVYDNFGAKKEVLKDLIMFKSTKEEKYVTLKEYVERMSEDQKDILYIAGSSIEQINKLPIMEQILADDSEVLYFLNEVDEFAISVLNEYEGKTFKSIASAEYKNDKDEDELKDQTNDNKDLLAALKDSLKSEVSDVVLTNRLKSSAVYLTSKDNISIEMEKTLSNMPDSQGIKANKVLEINPNHELFSALTKVYTEDKDEINDYAKLLYNQALLVEGLKIDNPIEYSELLTKLMIKASK from the coding sequence ATGAAAAAAGAATTTAAAGCTGAATCAAAGCAATTATTAGAATTAATGATTAATTCAATTTATTCAAATAAGGAGATTTTTTTAAGAGAGATTATCTCAAATGCAAGTGATGCGATTGATAAAAGACAGTTTCTAGCATTACAAGATAAGACATTAGAAAATGATAGTCCTGAAATAAGATTAGAAGTTGATAAAAAGAAAAGAACTATTACGATTACCGATAATGGAATTGGAATGAATGAAAGTGATCTTGAAGAAAACTTAGGAACAATTGCTCATTCAGGTTCAAAAGAATTTATGAAAGAGTTAGAAGAGAAGAAAGATATTGATGTTATCGGACAATTTGGTGTTGGTTTTTATGCGAGCTTTATTGTTAGTGATAAAGTTGAAGTTATTACTAAAAAAGGTGGCTCAAATGCTTACAAATGGATTAGTGATGGAATTGAATCTTATGAAATAGAAGAATCTGAAAAGAATGACATTGGTACTCAAATAACATTATTTATAAAAAAGGATAAAGAATTTAATGATTTTTTAGAGACTAATGAAATAGAAGCATTAGTAAAAAAATATTCTGATTTTATAAAATATCCAATTACAATTGAAAAAGAAGTAAAAATATATGATAAAGATGAAGACGGAAATGATATTTTAGATAAATATCAAACAAAAAAAGAAATAGTTACTATCAACTCAATGAAAGCTATTTGGAAAAAAGATAAAGCTAGTGTTTTACAAGAAGAGTATGATAATTTCTATATGTCACATTTCCATGATTGGCAAAAGCCTTTAAAAACAATTCATCGTAAAGTTGAAGGTAACTTGAATTATGAAATGTTGTTGTTTATTCCAAGTCATCGTGGTTTTGATTTCTTTAGCCCAACTTATAAAAAACAAATTGATTTATATTCTAAGAGTGTTTTTATTGAAGGGGATTGCGAGTATTTAATTAGTGATGCTTTTAAATTTGTTAAAGGTATTATTGACTCAGAAGATTTATCGTTAAATATCTCTCGTGAGATGTTACAACATGATGCGAATGTTAATAAACTTGCTAAAGCAATTGAAAGTAAAATTAAATCAGAATTATTGAAAATGCAAAAAAATGAAAGAGAATTGTATGAGCAATTTTATGATGAGTTTGGTCAACAATTAGTTTATGGTGTTTATGATAATTTTGGTGCAAAAAAAGAAGTTTTAAAAGATTTGATTATGTTTAAATCTACTAAAGAAGAAAAATATGTTACTTTAAAAGAGTATGTTGAAAGAATGAGTGAAGATCAAAAAGATATTTTATATATTGCAGGTTCTAGTATTGAACAAATTAATAAGTTACCTATTATGGAACAAATATTAGCTGATGATAGTGAAGTATTATATTTCTTGAATGAGGTTGATGAATTTGCGATTTCAGTTTTAAATGAATATGAAGGTAAAACTTTTAAATCAATTGCTAGTGCTGAGTATAAAAATGATAAAGATGAAGATGAACTAAAAGATCAAACAAATGATAATAAAGATTTATTAGCTGCATTAAAAGATAGCTTGAAAAGTGAAGTGTCTGATGTTGTATTAACTAATCGTTTAAAATCTAGTGCTGTCTATTTAACATCAAAAGACAATATTTCTATTGAAATGGAAAAGACTTTATCTAATATGCCTGATTCACAAGGTATTAAGGCTAATAAGGTTTTAGAAATAAACCCAAATCATGAATTATTTAGTGCGTTAACTAAGGTTTATACAGAAGATAAAGATGAAATAAATGATTATGCAAAATTATTATATAATCAAGCATTATTGGTTGAGGGACTAAAAATTGATAATCCGATTGAATATAGTGAACTGCTAACAAAATTAATGATTAAAGCAAGTAAATAG